The Salvelinus namaycush isolate Seneca chromosome 38, SaNama_1.0, whole genome shotgun sequence genome includes a window with the following:
- the LOC120031850 gene encoding probable tubulin polyglutamylase TTLL1 — protein MAVTPGRSLRRLNQTSRLDENHSPLQVSQAGWIQLAGTDDRLSDKKIRRSISRFVAASSGKEAYVISLYIDNPLLIGGKKFDLRLYVLVTTYRPLKCYMYKLGFCRFCTVKYTPSTSELDNMFVHLTNVAIQRHGDDYNHVHGGKWTVSNLRLYLESTRGKEVTSRLFDQIHWIMVQSLKAVAPVMNNDKHCFECYGYDIIIDDKLKPWLIEVNASPSLTSSTANDRILKYNLINDILNIVTPNGDIPDCRWNRSPPREALGNYQVLYDEEQALSENAERDLRSRSGQSLGSKGTAKVGTGPRPAAATWK, from the exons ATGGCAGTTACACCAGGAAGATCCTTGAG GCGATTGAACCAAACATCACGATTGGATGAAAATCATTCTCCTTTGCAGGTGTCTCAGGCAGGGTGGATCCAGCTAGCTGGGACTGATGACAGGTTGTCTGACAAGAAGATTAGAAGATCGATTTCCAG GTTTGTAGCGGCCTCAAGTGGCAAGGAGGCCTATGTCATCTCTCTGTACATCGACAACCCACTGCTGATCGGAGGCAAGAAGTTTGACCTGCGTCTCTATGTGTTGGTTACCACCTATCGACCTCTCAAGTGTTACAT GTATAAACTGGGTTTCTGCCGGTTTTGCACAGTGAAGTACACCCCCAGCACTAGTGAACTGGACAACATGTTTGTGCACCTGACCAATGTGGCCATTCAGAGAcatggg GATGACTATAACCATGTCCACGGTGGGAAGTGGACAGTCAGTAACCTGCGTCTGTACCTGGAGAGCACCAGGGGGAAGGAGGTGACCAGCCGACTGTTTGACCAGATCCACTGGATCATGGTGCAGTCCCTAAAGGCTGTCGCT ccCGTCATGAACAATGATAAACATTGCTTTGAGTGTTATGGATATGACATCATCATCGATGACAAGCTGAAGCCATGGCTTATTGAG GTTAACGCTTCTCCGTCGCTCACCTCCAGCACAGCCAACGACCGGATCCTGAAGTACAATCTGATCAATGACATTCTCAACATCGTCACACCCAACGGGGACATTCCCGACTGCCGCTGGAACCGCAGCCCACCCCGAGAGGCCCTGGGCAACTACCAAGTCCT GTACGACGAGGAGCAGGCGCTGAGCGAGAATGCAGAACGTGACCTACGGAGTCGCTCAGGCCAGTCGCTGGGGTCTAAGGGAACGGCGAAGGTGGGCACCGGGCCTCGCCCAGCTGCCGCCACCTGGAAGTGA
- the LOC120032036 gene encoding malonyl-CoA-acyl carrier protein transacylase, mitochondrial-like codes for MNINVVVLRKRLSVNKRGASLLNMMRIPSITELRSFPFLCRKVSNNPHQHGSQNGTQTSPETKDQLLENEPKEEEQRRPKKKPSECSVLLFPGQGSQFVGMGRGLLKYRNVKDMFGVAQKILGYDLLSLCLDGPEEELTKTVHCQPAVFVTSLAAVERLNHENPAAIENCVAAAGFSVGEFAALVFSGAMDFAEALYAVKVRAEAMQNASELIPSGMLSVMGRPQAKYKHACLQAREHCLSLGIKEPVCSVANYLFPDGRVIAGHKEALNFLQQNSRKLHFLRAWPLPVSGAFHTALMESATEPLRDVLRQVEVRRPEINVYSNVDAKRYMHEGHVRRQLVKQLVSPVKWEQTLHEVFERTQGQSFPHTYEVGPGKQLGATLQKCNMKAYKSYTDVDVTTHDD; via the exons ATGAACATTAATGTCGTTGTCCTGCGAAAACGTTTATCAGTCAACAAGAGAGGCGCCAGTCTCCTCAACATGATGAGGATACCCTCAATAACGGAGCTTAGGTCATTTCCCTTCTTGTGCAGGAAAGTGTCAAACAACCCCCATCAGCAtggctcacagaacgggacacaAACATCACCCGAGACCAAAGACCAACTCCTGGAGAATGAGCCCAAGGAGGAAGAGCAACGGAGACCCAAAAAGAAACCGAGCGAGTGTTCTGTGCTGCTCTTCCCCGGGCAGGGGAGTCAGTTCGTGGGTATGGGTCGCGGGCTTCTGAAATACAGAAATGTGAAGGACATGTTTGGCGTCGCGCAGAAGATACTGGGCTACGACTTGCTGTCTCTGTGCCTAGATGGACCAGAGGAGGAATTGACGAAGACAGTCCACTGTCAGCCCGCCGTGTTTGTCACATCACTGGCAGCTGTGGAGAGGCTGAACCACGAAAATCCAGCG gccattGAGAATTGTGTGGCTGCTGCAGGATTTAGTGTGGGAGAGTTTGCAGCCCTGGTGTTTTCTGGTGCCATGGATTTCGCAGAAG CCCTGTATGCGGTGAAGGTGCGAGCAGAGGCCATGCAGAACGCGTCAGAGCTGATCCCTAGCGGCATGCTGTCGGTAATGGGACGGCCCCAGGCTAAGTACAAACATGCCTGTTTGCAGGCCAGGGAGCACTGCCTTAGCCTGGGCATCAAGGAGCCTGTCTGCAGCGTGGCCAACTACCTTTTCCCCGACGGGAGAGTCATCGCCGGCCACAAAGAG gcACTGAACTTCCTACAACAGAACTCGAGGAAACTTCACTTCCTGCGTGCGTGGCCACTCCCGGTGAGTGGGGCCTTCCACACGGCGCTGATGGAGTCTGCCACCGAGCCCCTGAGAGACGTCCTCAGACAGGTGGAG GTACGTCGGCCCGAGATCAACGTGTACTCCAACGTGGACGCCAAGCGCTACATGCATGAGGGCCACGTGCGCAGGCAGCTGGTCAAGCAGCTAGTGTCGCCAGTGAAGTGGGAGCAGACCCTCCACGAGGTGTTCGAGAGGACCCAGGGTCAGAGCTTCCCCCACACCTACGAGGTGGGCCCCGGGAAGCAGCTGGGGGCCACGCTGCAGAAGTGCAACATGAAGGCCTACAAGAGCTACACAGACGTGGACGTCACCACCCACGATGACTGA